Proteins co-encoded in one Malus sylvestris chromosome 7, drMalSylv7.2, whole genome shotgun sequence genomic window:
- the LOC126629860 gene encoding putative glycerol-3-phosphate transporter 1 codes for MGSISEPEPKVSYSKPPGIRLVEQIKKSPISYKTHQAIVLVVTFLAYASYHAARKTTSVVKSTLDPQSSITSLNSWPWRMSYLSEPAESRRFSRVLGDGWAPFNGSDGTALLGEVDLAFLAVYAIGMYFSGHLGDRTNLRIFLTIGMVGAGAFTAAFGVGYWANIHTFYYFLGAQVLAGLFQSTGWPSVVAVVGNWFGKKKRGLIMGIWNAHTSVGNITGSLVASALLRYGWGWSFVVPGLIIATVGVVVFLFLPVSPEDVGASEEDELLSPKKIGAGVTEPLLEPEVKGKESAVGFLEAWKIPGVAPFALCLFFSKLVAYTFLYWLPFYISHTAIDGKYLSSESAGNLSTLFDVGGVLGGILAGFISDRLGARAITAASFMYCAIPALYVYRSYGHVSMTVNIALMFITGMFVNGPYALITTAVSADLGTHSSLRGNSRALATVTAIIDGTGSIGAAIGPLLTGYISAKSWSAVFTMLMGAALIAGLLLTRLVVAEVAAKIEESRSRVSASRPQPAVLDV; via the exons ATGGGTTCAATATCGGAGCCAGAACCTAAGGTAAGTTACTCCAAGCCCCCAGGGATTCGGTTAGTAGAGCAGATCAAGAAATCACCAATTTCATACAAAACCCACCAAGCCATTGTTCTGGTTGTTACATTTCTAGCATATGCTAGTTACCACGCCGCTCGAAAAACCACGAGCGTGGTCAAGAGTACTCTTGATCCCCAATCCTCGATTACAAGCTTAAATTCTTGGCCATGGAGGATGAGTTACTTGAGTGAACCAGCTGAAAGCAGAAGATTTtctagggttcttggagatgGTTGGGCCCCATTTAATGGATCAGATGGCACAGCCTTGCTTGGTGAGGTCGACCTTGCTTTCCTGGCTGTGTATGCTATAGGAATGTACTTCTCCGGACACTTGGGCGATAGGACGAATTTACGAATCTTTCTAACAATCGGAATGGTGGGAGCAGGGGCGTTTACTGCAGCATTTGGAGTTGGATATTGGGCAAACATTCACACTTTCTATTACTTCCTCGGCGCTCAAGTTCTTGCTGGTTTGTTTCAATCGACGGGATGGCCTTCGGTAGTTGCAGTTGTTGGTAATTGGtttgggaagaagaagagagggcTGATTATGGGTATATGGAATGCTCACACTTCTGTTGGGAACATTACAGGGTCTTTGGTTGCTTCCGCCCTGTTGCGATACGGGTGGGGTTGGTCCTTTGTAGTCCCAGGTCTCATAATCGCTACCGTTGGTGTGGTGGTTTTTCTGTTCTTGCCTGTTAGTCCTGAGGATGTTGGAGCcagtgaagaagatgaattgcTATCTCCCAAGAAAATTGGGGCAGGAGTAACGGAACCATTGTTGGAACCAGAGGTGAAAGGGAAGGAGAGTGCTGTCGGGTTCCTAGAAGCTTGGAAAATTCCCGGAGTTGCTCCTTTCGCTCTGTGCCTATTCTTTTCGAAATTGGTTGCCTACACGTTTCTCTATTGGCTTCCTTTCTACATTAGTCACACAG CTATCGACGGAAAGTACTTATCCAGTGAGTCAGCCGGTAACTTATCCACATTGTTCGATGTTGGAGGTGTTCTTGGAGGAATCCTTGCCGGCTTTATTTCAGACCGCTTGGGTGCCAGAGCGATAACAGCTGCAAGTTTCATGTACTGTGCTATCCCTGCACTCTATGTCTACCGAAGCTATGGACACGTATCCATGACTGTGAACATTGCACTCATGTTCATCACCGGCATGTTTGTGAACGGGCCATACGCTCTAATAACAACAGCCGTCTCGGCTGATCTTGGAACACACAGCTCATTGCGTGGGAACTCGAGGGCATTGGCGACAGTAACAGCGATCATAGATGGAACAGGCTCCATCGGGGCAGCCATCGGACCTTTGCTGACCGGCTACATTTCAGCCAAAAGCTGGAGTGCAGTCTTCacaatgttgatgggagcagcTCTGATTGCAGGGCTGCTTCTGACTAGGCTTGTTGTGGCGGAAGTTGCTGCGAAGATTGAAGAATCGAGATCGCGAGTGTCAGCATCTCGGCCTCAACCTGCAGTACTCGATGTGTGA